In a genomic window of Wyeomyia smithii strain HCP4-BCI-WySm-NY-G18 chromosome 1, ASM2978416v1, whole genome shotgun sequence:
- the LOC129728421 gene encoding delta-1-pyrroline-5-carboxylate dehydrogenase, mitochondrial — protein MFAICKSGGTLITNIQRYGVRCIGSVVPENRLPEFPLANEPVLEYRKGSKERKELEAALKKTAAKVEDVPIIIGSEEIRTSNVRHQVMPHNHSQKIAQFYWADKKLVEKAIKTATETQVKWDRTPLDERIKIWQKAADLMAGPYRQELNAATMLGQAKTVIQAEIDSAAELIDFIRMNTFYLKEASKYHPISENAKVTKNSMRFRGIDGFIAAVSPFNFTAIGGNLAYTPALMGNGVLWKPSDTALLSNYIIFKIMREAGVPPGVVNFIPTDGPVFGDTITASPHLAGINFTGSVPTFNRLWRQVGEHINIYNNFPRLIGECGGKNYHFIHPSADVQSVVNGTIRSSFEFCGQKCSACSRMYVPESLWPKVKEGLVKVRDTLKIGDVTDFSCFTSAVIDDKAFSRIKSYIDHAKSSKNLQIIAGGKCDDSKGYFIEPTIVQSTDPQDKIMVEEIFGPVLSVYVYKDKDLDQTMKLVGSSTRFALTGAVFSKDEAFLKRALEEFKLTAGNFYINDKSTGSVVGQQPFGGGRMSGTNDKAGGPHYVLRWSTPQSIKETFVPLSEVEYQYMRE, from the exons atgtTCGCAATCTGTAAAAGTGGAGGAACCCTCATCACTAACATCCAAAG GTATGGCGTACGCTGTATTGGTTCCGTTGTTCCGGAGAACAGGTTGCCCGAATTTCCCCTCGCAAACGAACCGGTGCTCGAGTACAGAAAAGGCTCGAAAGAGCGCAAAGAATTGGAGGCTGCACTGAAGAAAACGGCTGCCAAAGTTGAGGACGTGCCGATTATCATCGGCAGCGAGGAGATTCGCACGAGCAATGTTCGCCACCAGGTGATGCCTCACAATCACAGCCAGAAGATTGCACAGTTCTACTGGGCGGACAAAAAGCTGGTGGAGAAGGCCATAAAAACCGCAACGGAAACGCAGGTCAAGTGGGACCGAACGCCATTAGACGAACGAATCAAGATCTGGCAGAAAGCGGCCGACCTTATGGCGGGTCCATATCGGCAGGAACTGAATGCCGCCACGATGCTCGGGCAGGCTAAGACTGTGATCCAGGCGGAGATCGATTCCGCTGCAGAACTAATTGATTTTATTAG GATGAACACGTTCTATCTGAAGGAAGCAAGTAAATATCACCCAATCAGTGAAAATGCTAAGGTTACGAAAAACTCGATGCGATTCCGCGGAATTGACGGATTTATCGCAGCTGTCAGTCCGTTCAACTTCACCGCAATCGGTGGAAATCTAGCATACACACCGGCTTTGATG GGCAATGGAGTTTTATGGAAGCCGTCCGACACGGCCCTTCTTTCCAACTATATCATCTTCAAAATAATGCGGGAAGCTGGCGTGCCTCCGGGCGTCGTCAATTTTATCCCTACTGATGGTCCAGTATTTGGTGATACTATCACCGCATCTCCGCACCTGGCCGGAATCAACTTCACCGGCTCTGTTCC CACCTTCAACCGGTTATGGCGTCAGGTCGGGGAGCACATTAACATCTATAACAACTTTCCACGTTTGATCGGCGAGTGCGGTGGTAAAAACTACCACTTCATCCACCCGTCGGCTGACGTCCAATCGGTTGTGAACGGAACAATCCGATCGTCGTTCGAGTTTTGCGGCCAGAAGTGCTCGGCCTGCTCCCGTATGTACGTTCCCGAATCTCTGTGGCCGAAGGTAAAGGAAGGCCTGGTGAAGGTTCGTGACACCTTGAAGATTGGAGATGTGACTGATTTCAGCTGCTTTACATCGGCCGTAATTGACGACAAAGCGTTTAGTCGGATCAAATCCTACATTGATCACGCAAAGAGCTCGAAAAACTTGCAGATTATTGCTGGAGGCAAGTGTGACGACAGCAAAGGCTACTTTATCGAGCCGACGATCGTGCAGTCGACCGATCCGCAGGATAAGATCATGGTGGAGGAAATTTTCGGTCCGGTGCTAAGTGTGTACGTGTACAAAGACAAAGATCTGGATCAGACCATGAAATTGGTTGGTAGCTCCACGCGGTTTGCTCTGACCGGGGCAGTCTTTTCAAAAGACGA GGCATTCCTCAAACGAGCGTTGGAGGAGTTTAAGCTGACTGCCGGAAATTTCTATATCAATGATAAATCAACCGGTTCCGTAGTAGGACAGCAGCCGTTTGGTGGTGGTCGTATGTCTG GAACAAACGACAAAGCCGGAGGTCCGCACTACGTGCTTCGGTGGTCGACGCCCCAATCGATCAAGGAAACTTTCGTCCCGCTGTCCGAAGTTGAATATCAGTATATGCGCGAGTAA
- the LOC129717318 gene encoding mucin-22-like yields MGLDGTIYPHRHNRTPAYETTQETTTAAESTTQSQPETTQPSSTNAAQETTTSSSSSETTTTSAQETTAPESQSTQQPTDGTTTTATDTTTTSESQTTTTADTTPSEEKQETTTASQETTSNQPSSGKCTSEGFMADPNGCKKFYRCVDNGKGGFTKYDFTCGDGTAWDQELQTCNHENVVEMCGGQSGEQSSTSSPTTTEPGMQTTTAAASQESTTAQETTASQETTTIAAQETTTQAAQETTSKQETTTSSTDQETSAQPEPETTQETTTQSSSTTTAASEATTTQEPGETTTQSESEATTQQSTESTAQPEQETTAQPTETTTQSTTAETTAQQTEAAQETTNEPAQETTTQEVAQTTTTEGTTTESQTEAGEETTTQGNEQKPTTAKPDECPEGCQSKCPPVEEGQASFVCPTGFRRHPQDCNMFYQCTQKQDSLDYSIVVFSCPNTTVYNEEGTQCNEPAKDYDECQSSGMRFLRSAMGPKIKMMQLQTMKPMCPSEGHFALEDQKCSSTFVRCLSGEGRNSGTLMPSMYRCPKGYVYWSVSRRCERVAKIPECRNTPMQERSELPVEWINIGNRHRSLF; encoded by the exons atgggtttggATGGCACAATCTATCCCCACCGGCACAATCGCACCCCGGCTTACG AAACTACACAAGAAACAACAACAGCGGCTGAATCAACTACACAGTCGCAACCAGAAACAACGCAGCCTTCCTCAACGAACGCCGCTCAAGAAACTACAACATCGTCTTCCAGCTCAGAAACAACAACGACATCAGCACAGGAAACAACAGCACCTGAGAGTCAATCTACACAGCAACCCACTGACGGAACAACAACGACAGCAACAGACACTACCACTACCTCGGAATCTCAAACGACTACAACAGCAGACACGACACCATCCGAAGAAAAGCAAGAAACTACAACGGCCAGTCAGGAAACCACCTCCAACCAGCCATCGAGTGGAAAGTGTACATCGGAGGGTTTCATGGCCGATCCAAACGGTTGTAAAAAGTTCTACCGTTGCGTTGACAACGGTAAGGGCGGTTTCACAAAATACGACTTCACCTGCGGCGATGGAACCGCTTGGGACCAAGAACTGCAAACATGTAACCACGAAAACGTAGTTGAAATGTGCGGCGGACAGTCAG GAGAGCAAAGCTCAACCAGCAGTCCCACCACAACGGAGCCTGGCATGCAGACAACTACAGCAGCGGCAAGCCAGGAATCTACCACAGCTCAAGAAACTACAGCAAGTCAGGAAACCACGACGATTGCGGCACAAGAGACTACCACCCAAGCTGCTCAAGAAACTACGTCAAAACAGGAAACAACTACCTCGTCGACGGACCAAGAAACTTCCGCTCAACCAGAACCAGAGACCACTCAAGAAACAACGACACAGAGCTCATCGACGACAACGGCTGCAAGTGAAGCTACCACAACTCAAGAACCAGGAGAGACTACAACGCAGTCTGAATCGGAAGCCACAACCCAGCAAAGCACTGAAAGCACAGCACAACCCGAGCAAGAGACAACCGCACAACCTACCGAAACAACCACTCAATCCACCACCGCTGAAACAACCGCTCAGCAAACCGAAGCTGCACAGGAGACAACGAATGAACCTGCCCAAGAAACTACAACGCAGGAAGTAGCCCAAACCACAACTACGGAAGGCACTACTACCGAATCCCAAACTGAAGCTGGTGAAGAAACTACAACTCAAGGTAACGAACAAAAACCGACCACTGCCAAGCCGGACGAATGCCCAGAAGGTTGTCAGAGCAAATGTCCACCAGTTGAAGAAGGCCAGGCTAGCTTCGTTTGTCCGACAGGTTTCCGACGGCACCCGCAAGACTGCAACATGTTCTATCAGTGTACGCAGAAACAGGACAGCCTAGACTACAGCATTGTGGTGTTCAGCTGTCCAAATACAACCGTCTACAACGAGGAGGGAACCCAATGCAATGAGCCGGCTAAAGATTACGATGAATGCCAATCGTCTGGTATGCGATTTCTCCGCAGTGCTATGGGCCCTAAGATTAAAATG aTGCAGCTTcaaacaatgaaaccaatgtGTCCATCAGAGGGTCACTTCGCCCTGGAGGATCAGAAATGCAGCTCCACCTTCGTTCGCTGTCTGAGTGGCGAGGGACGTAACAGTGGCACACTCATGCCGAGCATGTACCGCTGTCCGAAGGGTTACGTCTATTGGAGTGTTAGCCGACGGTGCGAGAGAGTAGCCAAAATCCCGGAGTGTCGCAACACCCCGATGCAAGAACGATCTGAACTGCCGGTAGAGTGGATCAACATTGGTAACCGCCACCGAAGCCTGTTCTGA